Proteins from a genomic interval of Brachybacterium vulturis:
- a CDS encoding RNA-binding S4 domain-containing protein produces MSGLAGADGPQTIRLDVWLWSARLLPTRSAATAACRGGHVRRNGEPVKAAQKIVVGDELRVRSRGRERIVIVTRILTTRVGAPIAREAYEDHSPEPAPQLAAAPPRRERGTGRPTKRERRQFDRLRGRDSSRGPDSDPHHEH; encoded by the coding sequence ATGAGCGGCCTCGCCGGAGCGGACGGGCCGCAGACCATCCGCCTGGACGTGTGGCTGTGGAGCGCCCGGCTGCTGCCCACCCGCTCCGCGGCGACGGCCGCCTGCCGGGGCGGGCACGTGCGCCGCAACGGGGAGCCGGTCAAGGCGGCGCAGAAGATCGTGGTCGGAGACGAATTGCGGGTGCGCTCCCGGGGCCGGGAGCGGATCGTGATCGTCACCCGGATCCTCACCACCCGGGTGGGCGCGCCGATCGCTCGCGAGGCGTACGAGGACCACAGCCCGGAGCCGGCGCCCCAGCTGGCCGCGGCGCCGCCCCGCCGGGAGCGCGGCACCGGCAGGCCCACCAAGCGTGAGCGCCGGCAGTTCGACCGGCTGCGCGGCCGCGATTCCTCTCGCGGCCCGGACTCGGATCCGCACCACGAGCACTGA
- a CDS encoding amidase → MSGQPETPRGALETAAALRTGELDVEDLAEHTLDAARSTGAAVGAFAHLLEELTREQARAVAERLEESRRGGAVQELADRLPLLGVPLPIKDLTQVAGAPFEAGSAALAGNIATLTDGVAQQILDGGTLTIGKTSTPEFGLPCYTEPATGAPARTPWDLDRTAGGSSGGAAAAVASGIVPLAHGSDGGGSVRIPAACCGIVGLKPSRGVISPGPYGSEGMGLVTDGILTRSVRDAAAGLDLLAGPRIGDFAPAAPAPDSYLTRLDSEGAPSGPLRIGVLRAPLAAETTVHPAALRGLERALEVLRGLGHELTDIPAPFTPEDWTAFMPLWTVGAASIPLDEAQEGTLLELTRWLRERGRRYSGVDLARAFTGVQTLSRRTLEAFAPFDVVITPALAGPPARPAELQLADGGADFDAQRAFTPWTSTWNMLGAAAIAIPLHREVVDGAELPFGVHLGATRHGDDALLLSVAAQLEAHDPWPLVRTPHGA, encoded by the coding sequence GTGAGCGGGCAGCCCGAGACACCACGCGGCGCGCTGGAGACGGCCGCCGCCCTGCGCACCGGAGAGCTCGACGTCGAGGATCTCGCCGAGCACACCCTCGACGCCGCACGATCGACGGGCGCCGCGGTGGGGGCCTTCGCCCATCTCCTGGAGGAGCTCACCCGCGAGCAGGCCCGAGCCGTGGCCGAAAGGCTCGAGGAGTCCCGTCGCGGCGGGGCTGTCCAGGAGCTCGCCGACCGGCTGCCGCTGCTCGGGGTGCCGCTGCCGATCAAGGACCTCACCCAGGTCGCCGGGGCACCCTTCGAGGCGGGCAGCGCGGCGCTCGCCGGGAACATCGCGACGCTGACCGACGGGGTCGCCCAGCAGATCCTCGACGGCGGCACCCTGACCATCGGCAAGACCTCGACCCCGGAGTTCGGACTGCCCTGCTACACCGAGCCGGCCACCGGGGCTCCCGCCCGCACCCCCTGGGACCTGGACCGCACTGCCGGCGGGTCCAGCGGCGGCGCGGCCGCAGCGGTGGCCAGCGGGATCGTCCCGCTCGCCCACGGCTCCGACGGCGGCGGGTCGGTGCGCATCCCCGCCGCCTGCTGCGGCATCGTCGGTCTCAAGCCCTCTCGCGGAGTCATCTCCCCGGGCCCGTACGGCAGTGAGGGGATGGGCCTGGTCACCGACGGGATCCTGACCCGCAGCGTGCGGGACGCCGCCGCCGGGCTCGATCTGCTCGCCGGTCCGCGCATCGGGGACTTCGCCCCCGCGGCCCCCGCTCCGGACTCCTACCTCACCCGCCTCGACAGTGAGGGCGCGCCGAGCGGGCCGCTGCGGATCGGCGTGCTGCGCGCACCGCTGGCCGCGGAGACCACCGTCCACCCGGCCGCCCTGCGCGGCCTCGAGCGGGCACTCGAGGTGCTGCGCGGGCTCGGCCATGAGCTCACCGATATCCCGGCCCCGTTCACCCCCGAGGACTGGACCGCCTTCATGCCTCTGTGGACCGTCGGCGCGGCCTCGATCCCGTTGGACGAGGCGCAGGAGGGGACGCTCCTCGAGCTCACCCGCTGGCTGCGGGAGCGCGGTCGCAGGTACAGCGGCGTCGACCTCGCCCGAGCCTTCACCGGTGTGCAGACGCTCTCCAGGCGCACCCTGGAGGCCTTCGCCCCCTTCGACGTCGTGATCACCCCGGCACTGGCTGGTCCTCCTGCCCGCCCCGCGGAGCTGCAGCTGGCCGACGGCGGCGCCGACTTCGACGCCCAGCGCGCCTTCACGCCCTGGACCAGCACCTGGAACATGCTCGGTGCCGCCGCGATCGCCATCCCGCTGCACCGGGAGGTCGTCGACGGGGCCGAGCTGCCGTTCGGCGTGCACCTCGGCGCGACCCGGCACGGAGACGACGCCCTGCTGCTGTCCGTGGCCGCGCAGCTGGAGGCCCACGACCCGTGGCCGCTGGTGCGCACGCCGCACGGCGCATGA
- a CDS encoding low molecular weight protein-tyrosine-phosphatase, translating into MTYRILTICTGNICRSPMAEYALREAIEQAGLAEHVEVASAGTSGWEVGNPIDPRAGDLLRRHGIGTDGHRARQMDSAELQAADLVLTLDHDHVGPVQQALGTSRAAKTVRMVRDFAPRPVEDTGIRDPWYGDEGDFDTAWQQIDDALAGIVDHVRSAVPEAERRRAGEQR; encoded by the coding sequence ATGACCTACCGGATCCTCACCATCTGCACCGGCAACATCTGCCGATCCCCGATGGCCGAGTACGCCCTGCGCGAGGCCATCGAGCAGGCGGGCCTGGCAGAACACGTCGAGGTCGCCTCCGCAGGCACCTCCGGCTGGGAGGTCGGGAACCCGATCGACCCCCGCGCCGGTGACCTGCTGCGCCGTCACGGCATCGGAACCGACGGCCACCGGGCCCGGCAGATGGACAGCGCCGAGCTGCAGGCGGCCGACCTCGTGCTCACGCTCGACCACGACCACGTCGGCCCCGTGCAGCAGGCGCTGGGCACCTCCCGGGCCGCGAAGACGGTGCGGATGGTGCGGGACTTCGCGCCGCGCCCCGTCGAGGACACCGGCATCCGCGACCCCTGGTACGGGGACGAGGGCGACTTCGACACCGCCTGGCAGCAGATCGACGACGCGCTCGCCGGGATCGTCGACCACGTGCGCAGCGCCGTGCCCGAGGCGGAGCGGCGCAGAGCGGGGGAGCAGCGGTGA
- a CDS encoding GNAT family N-acetyltransferase, with translation MDETSAEPGAVRLVHNADRDRYEALDGDEVVAVLAHEDEDPPDGDGLAVGVRLRDLRSTVVAPERSGAGIGSAIVRFALDDIRGLGMTVRPTCWFVRGWIERHREYADLLETTAHPKDGGGR, from the coding sequence ATGGATGAGACCTCCGCCGAGCCGGGCGCGGTGCGCCTGGTCCACAATGCCGATCGGGACCGCTACGAGGCGCTGGACGGGGACGAGGTCGTCGCCGTCCTCGCCCATGAGGATGAGGATCCGCCGGACGGCGACGGCCTGGCCGTCGGCGTGCGTCTGCGGGACCTGCGCTCCACCGTGGTCGCCCCCGAGCGCTCCGGTGCCGGGATCGGCTCTGCGATCGTGCGATTCGCTCTCGACGACATCCGTGGCCTGGGCATGACCGTCCGTCCCACCTGCTGGTTCGTGCGCGGATGGATCGAACGCCACCGCGAGTACGCGGACCTGCTGGAGACCACCGCCCACCCGAAGGACGGAGGCGGACGATGA
- a CDS encoding DUF952 domain-containing protein → MPAPLIWHITELSAWEAAVRSGSYTRATRDRELADEGFLHASWPEQVSKVAKRVYPDRPAALVILEIDVARVEAAGIAVDIEADVDGKGRGYPHIKGPLPVSAVVRLRRTKWIGREFVVVA, encoded by the coding sequence ATGCCCGCGCCCCTGATCTGGCACATCACCGAACTGTCCGCCTGGGAGGCGGCGGTCCGGTCGGGCTCGTACACCCGCGCCACGCGCGATCGCGAGCTCGCCGACGAAGGTTTCCTCCATGCCTCCTGGCCCGAGCAGGTCTCGAAGGTCGCCAAGCGCGTCTACCCGGATCGCCCCGCAGCTCTGGTGATCCTCGAGATCGACGTGGCCCGTGTCGAGGCGGCCGGCATCGCCGTGGACATCGAGGCCGATGTGGACGGCAAGGGTCGCGGCTACCCACACATCAAGGGCCCGCTGCCGGTCAGCGCCGTGGTCCGGCTGCGCCGCACCAAGTGGATCGGCCGAGAATTCGTGGTCGTCGCCTGA
- a CDS encoding L-threonylcarbamoyladenylate synthase: MARSRRSAKYLDIHPQDPQPRLIEQAVAVLEEGGLIAYPTDSCYALGCTLGNAEGLERIRRIRQVGKDHHFTLVCADFSQLGQFVLVSNPTFRLVKNSTPGPYTFILPATREVPRKMAHPKKHTVGVRIPDHRVAHALVEALGTPIVSSTLMLPEQEEPPTEGWVVQDLLGEQVEAIIDSGEVGTEPTTVVDLSGGDLVIAREGAGDVSRF, translated from the coding sequence ATGGCCAGGTCACGTCGCTCCGCGAAGTATCTCGATATCCATCCGCAGGATCCGCAGCCACGCCTGATCGAGCAGGCGGTGGCGGTGCTGGAGGAAGGCGGCCTGATCGCCTACCCGACGGACTCCTGCTATGCACTGGGCTGCACGCTCGGCAACGCCGAGGGGCTCGAGCGCATCCGCCGGATCCGGCAGGTCGGCAAGGACCACCATTTCACGCTGGTGTGCGCGGACTTCTCGCAGCTGGGACAGTTCGTGCTGGTCTCGAACCCGACCTTCCGCCTGGTCAAGAACTCCACCCCCGGTCCGTACACCTTCATCCTCCCGGCCACCCGGGAGGTGCCGCGGAAGATGGCGCATCCCAAGAAGCACACGGTCGGGGTGCGGATCCCGGATCACCGGGTGGCGCATGCCCTGGTCGAGGCGCTCGGCACACCGATCGTCTCCTCCACCCTGATGCTGCCGGAGCAGGAGGAGCCGCCCACGGAGGGCTGGGTGGTCCAGGACCTGCTGGGCGAGCAGGTCGAGGCGATCATCGATTCCGGTGAGGTGGGCACGGAGCCGACCACGGTCGTCGACCTGTCCGGCGGCGACCTGGTGATCGCCCGGGAGGGTGCCGGGGACGTCAGCCGGTTCTGA
- a CDS encoding MFS transporter — protein MNAHAPSSGDLTRPAVPASVRRARWAVSLVFFLNGASFCAIMPRYPELVDTIGLSNTAFGLAIGLGPIGGLLSGLFAARLMGGFGSARVAVAAQIIASTSHLLVYTAGSWLWLALSLALAAAADAITDISMNSHGMRVERRYRRSIMNSYHGWWSLGAVVGGLFGAAAAQLGLPLWGQGMIGLLLFGALAAGSFRFLLPGHDSAERTPAPGTAGPSAASAGEVPADASPHGLRIAGMSLHALVLVSALGMVLVFAGSTEDAGSTWGALFMTETFGAAPFLAGMAFVAMQGAQTIGRFTGDAVVDRLGDRATARLGALVGMTGMSLALLMPSAAMAVIGFAAAGWGVATLFPAAFRAADELPGVPPGVGITVVGWFARLGFFLTPPLVGALADAMTLRYALWMVPVYALGILLFSTVLSTRDRHAAA, from the coding sequence GTGAACGCTCACGCGCCGTCCTCCGGCGACCTCACCCGACCCGCCGTCCCCGCCTCAGTGCGCCGTGCCCGCTGGGCCGTCTCCCTGGTCTTCTTCCTCAACGGCGCCTCGTTCTGCGCGATCATGCCGCGCTACCCGGAACTGGTGGACACGATCGGGCTGAGCAACACCGCCTTCGGACTCGCGATCGGGCTCGGACCGATCGGCGGGCTGCTCTCGGGCCTGTTCGCGGCGCGACTGATGGGCGGCTTCGGCTCGGCGCGTGTCGCGGTGGCCGCACAGATCATCGCCTCGACCTCCCATCTGCTGGTCTACACCGCCGGGAGCTGGCTGTGGCTGGCGCTCTCCCTCGCCCTCGCGGCCGCCGCCGATGCGATCACCGATATCTCGATGAACTCCCACGGGATGCGCGTCGAGCGTCGCTACCGCCGCTCGATCATGAACAGCTACCACGGCTGGTGGTCCCTCGGGGCGGTCGTCGGCGGTCTGTTCGGTGCGGCCGCCGCCCAGCTCGGGCTCCCGCTGTGGGGCCAGGGCATGATCGGGCTGCTCCTGTTCGGCGCCCTGGCCGCGGGATCCTTCCGCTTCCTGCTGCCCGGTCACGACTCCGCAGAGCGCACGCCCGCGCCGGGGACCGCCGGCCCGTCGGCCGCCTCCGCGGGCGAGGTGCCCGCCGATGCCTCCCCGCACGGGCTGCGCATCGCGGGGATGAGCCTGCATGCGCTGGTGCTGGTGAGCGCGCTCGGCATGGTGCTGGTGTTCGCCGGCTCCACGGAGGATGCCGGGAGCACCTGGGGCGCCCTGTTCATGACCGAGACCTTCGGAGCCGCCCCCTTCCTGGCCGGCATGGCCTTCGTCGCGATGCAGGGAGCGCAGACCATCGGCCGCTTCACCGGGGATGCCGTCGTGGACCGTCTGGGGGACCGTGCCACCGCCCGTCTGGGGGCCCTGGTGGGGATGACCGGGATGAGCCTCGCGCTGCTGATGCCCTCAGCCGCCATGGCAGTGATCGGCTTCGCCGCCGCCGGCTGGGGCGTGGCCACCCTGTTCCCCGCCGCCTTCCGTGCGGCCGACGAACTCCCGGGCGTACCCCCCGGCGTCGGCATCACGGTGGTGGGGTGGTTCGCACGCCTCGGCTTCTTCCTCACACCGCCCCTGGTGGGAGCCCTCGCAGATGCCATGACCCTGCGCTATGCGCTGTGGATGGTCCCGGTGTACGCGCTGGGCATCCTGCTCTTCTCCACCGTGCTCAGCACCCGGGATCGGCACGCAGCGGCCTGA
- the deoD gene encoding purine-nucleoside phosphorylase: MSTHLGAAPGQIAPYVLMPGDPYRARWIAETFLEDPVQYNDVRGMLGFTGTYRGVRVSAQGSGMGQPSMAIYAQELFQDFDVEAIVRVGTCGGLSETVSVRDVILGVSASTDSAMNVPRFGQVSFAPTADFTLARLAAEVAEERLLPVTAGGLFSSDQFYSPDTEITETLAGYGVLGVEMETAALYTLAAQFSRRALALCTVSDHLLTGEKTSSQERQETFEDMIVVALESIVRLEAVRPSR; encoded by the coding sequence ATGTCGACACATCTTGGCGCCGCGCCCGGCCAGATCGCCCCCTACGTGCTCATGCCCGGCGACCCCTATCGTGCCCGCTGGATCGCCGAGACCTTCCTCGAGGATCCCGTGCAGTACAACGACGTGCGCGGGATGCTCGGCTTCACCGGCACCTATCGCGGGGTCCGCGTCTCCGCCCAGGGCTCGGGCATGGGGCAGCCCTCGATGGCCATCTACGCCCAGGAGCTGTTCCAGGACTTCGACGTGGAGGCCATCGTCCGCGTGGGCACCTGCGGCGGGCTGTCGGAGACGGTGAGCGTGCGCGACGTCATCCTCGGCGTCTCCGCCTCCACCGACTCCGCGATGAACGTGCCGCGCTTCGGCCAGGTCTCCTTTGCCCCGACGGCGGATTTCACCCTGGCGAGGCTGGCGGCCGAGGTCGCCGAGGAGCGGCTGCTGCCGGTGACGGCCGGTGGGCTCTTCTCCTCCGACCAGTTCTACAGCCCCGACACGGAGATCACGGAGACCCTCGCGGGGTACGGGGTGCTCGGGGTCGAGATGGAGACCGCGGCGCTGTACACGCTGGCGGCGCAGTTCTCCCGTCGCGCGCTCGCGCTGTGCACCGTCTCGGATCATCTCCTCACCGGGGAGAAGACCAGCTCGCAGGAGCGTCAGGAGACCTTCGAGGACATGATCGTGGTGGCGCTGGAGTCGATCGTGCGTCTCGAGGCGGTGCGGCCCTCCCGCTGA
- a CDS encoding gamma-glutamyl-gamma-aminobutyrate hydrolase family protein, whose amino-acid sequence MAQRTRRPLIGVTAGTRTMMSGAWSGHDAVCVNEQYVRALREAGARPVILAVQDEWSDEEIAELDGLVLTGGTDLDPAAWGADALATDMIPDPERDAFETALYRAARRNDVPVLGICRGLQIIVVAEGGALHRHLPVDLPAHPATGLEPTAVEAEVEAASDLALALGTRAEVTAFHHQGVRAVRGDLRIVARHASGLPLAVEAETGSSVLGVQWHPEIDGECGAALFESLLTAIHHREVSAPVGSLV is encoded by the coding sequence ATGGCGCAGCGCACTCGTCGCCCGCTCATCGGCGTGACCGCGGGGACCCGCACGATGATGTCGGGCGCCTGGTCGGGCCATGACGCCGTCTGTGTCAACGAGCAGTACGTGCGCGCCCTGCGCGAGGCCGGTGCCCGTCCCGTCATCCTCGCTGTGCAGGACGAGTGGAGCGACGAGGAGATCGCCGAGCTGGACGGTCTCGTGCTCACCGGCGGGACCGACCTCGATCCGGCCGCCTGGGGCGCGGACGCCCTGGCCACCGACATGATCCCGGATCCGGAGCGGGACGCGTTCGAGACTGCGCTGTACCGCGCCGCCCGCCGCAACGACGTGCCCGTGCTGGGGATCTGCCGCGGACTGCAGATCATCGTCGTCGCCGAGGGCGGTGCGCTGCACCGCCACCTGCCCGTGGATCTGCCGGCGCATCCTGCCACCGGCCTGGAGCCCACCGCGGTCGAGGCCGAGGTGGAGGCCGCCAGCGACCTCGCCCTCGCCCTCGGCACCCGCGCCGAGGTCACCGCGTTCCACCACCAGGGCGTGCGTGCCGTGCGCGGGGACCTGCGGATCGTGGCCCGCCACGCCAGCGGTCTCCCGCTCGCCGTGGAGGCGGAGACCGGCTCGAGCGTCCTGGGGGTGCAGTGGCATCCGGAGATCGACGGGGAGTGCGGCGCGGCGCTGTTCGAGAGCCTGCTCACGGCGATCCACCACCGCGAGGTGTCCGCTCCCGTGGGCTCCCTGGTCTAG
- a CDS encoding glycosyltransferase family 4 protein produces MRILVVSESFLPHLNGVTGSVLRVLDHFAATGDDLGVIAPRWPGATTSLPTSCGRQVPVRRIASAPMPGCGDVRIATTSASALRRRIDEFRPDVIHLASPMILGGRAAVAAQRAGVPTVAAYQTDVPGSTARYGMPFLQSATWQLLRDVHNRATVNLAPSHASRDQMLSHGIERVDLWRRGVDTSLFSPALRSESLRAAYARPEEKLVAYVGRLAPEKQVADLRIIHDMPGVRLLIVGDGPEKDRLRRLLPRAHFAGFRTGTDLAAHLASADLFIHPGELETVGQTLQEAMASGLPVIAPRRGGPVDLVAPSRTGWLFTPGMLDELRDRARDLLFDDAKRRAFGRAAEESVRRRIWPVVAEQLRGYYLQAIEQHGRIGALR; encoded by the coding sequence GTGAGGATCCTCGTCGTCTCCGAATCGTTCCTGCCGCACCTGAACGGCGTCACGGGCTCGGTGCTCCGCGTCCTCGACCACTTCGCCGCCACCGGCGACGACCTCGGTGTCATCGCCCCGCGGTGGCCGGGTGCCACCACCTCCCTGCCCACCTCCTGCGGCCGGCAGGTGCCGGTGCGCCGCATCGCCTCCGCCCCCATGCCCGGCTGCGGGGACGTGCGCATCGCCACCACCAGCGCCTCGGCGCTGCGCCGACGCATCGACGAGTTCCGGCCCGACGTCATCCACCTCGCCTCCCCGATGATCCTCGGCGGCCGCGCCGCGGTCGCGGCGCAGCGGGCCGGCGTCCCCACGGTCGCCGCTTATCAGACCGATGTCCCCGGGTCCACCGCGCGGTACGGCATGCCGTTCCTCCAGAGCGCCACCTGGCAGCTGCTGCGGGACGTGCACAACCGGGCGACGGTGAACCTAGCCCCGTCCCACGCGAGCCGCGACCAGATGCTCAGCCACGGCATCGAGCGGGTGGACCTGTGGCGGCGCGGCGTGGACACCTCGCTGTTCTCGCCGGCGCTGCGCAGCGAATCGCTGCGCGCCGCCTATGCGCGGCCCGAGGAGAAGCTGGTGGCCTACGTGGGTCGCCTCGCTCCCGAGAAGCAGGTCGCGGACCTCAGGATCATCCATGACATGCCCGGGGTGCGTCTGCTGATCGTGGGCGACGGACCGGAGAAGGACAGGCTGCGACGGCTGCTGCCCCGGGCGCACTTCGCCGGGTTCCGCACCGGCACCGATCTGGCCGCCCACCTCGCCAGCGCCGATCTGTTCATCCACCCCGGCGAGCTGGAGACCGTCGGCCAGACCCTCCAGGAGGCCATGGCCTCCGGACTGCCGGTGATCGCCCCGCGCCGCGGGGGACCGGTGGACCTGGTCGCCCCCAGCCGCACCGGCTGGCTCTTTACCCCCGGCATGCTCGACGAGCTGCGCGACCGCGCGCGCGATCTGCTGTTCGACGACGCGAAGCGGAGAGCCTTCGGCAGAGCGGCCGAGGAGTCCGTGCGCCGACGCATCTGGCCGGTGGTCGCCGAGCAGCTGCGCGGCTACTACCTCCAGGCGATCGAGCAGCACGGACGCATCGGAGCGCTCCGCTGA
- a CDS encoding alpha/beta fold hydrolase produces MHTPPGRDRTTAVGADGIRLGLRTIGDGAALLLVHGGMGTADRWDPLLPLLTEHVEITAMDRRGRGSSGDGEQYSLAAEQRDVLAVAEHLAHRQGSPIDVLAHSFGALCALGAAAAGAPMRRLVLYEPPGPPTVTADWLERMRALIAQDRPGPAMVSFLVDVIGYSPQEVQALRERAGGGDPLPIVRRTMVREAEALRGADLTGLAVDVRQPVMLLLGTESRPWASAVTRQLAAALPNAEIVDLPGQGHEAIDRNPQLVAERVLAHLGAT; encoded by the coding sequence ATGCACACTCCTCCGGGTCGGGACCGCACGACGGCGGTCGGGGCCGACGGAATACGCCTCGGCCTCCGCACCATCGGGGACGGGGCCGCCCTCCTGCTGGTCCATGGCGGCATGGGCACCGCGGACCGCTGGGACCCCCTGCTGCCGCTGCTGACCGAGCACGTCGAGATCACCGCGATGGACCGGCGCGGGCGCGGATCCAGCGGGGACGGGGAGCAGTACTCCCTCGCGGCCGAGCAGCGCGATGTGCTCGCCGTCGCCGAACACCTCGCGCACCGGCAGGGGTCACCGATCGATGTGCTCGCCCACAGCTTCGGTGCGCTGTGCGCGCTCGGGGCCGCGGCCGCCGGGGCCCCGATGCGGCGCCTGGTGCTCTACGAGCCGCCCGGACCGCCGACGGTCACCGCGGACTGGCTCGAGCGGATGCGCGCTCTCATCGCCCAGGACCGGCCCGGCCCGGCGATGGTGAGCTTCCTGGTGGACGTGATCGGCTACAGCCCGCAGGAGGTCCAGGCGTTGCGTGAGCGAGCCGGCGGCGGCGACCCGTTGCCGATCGTCCGGCGGACGATGGTGCGGGAAGCCGAGGCGCTGCGCGGCGCGGACCTCACCGGTCTGGCCGTGGACGTCCGCCAGCCGGTGATGCTCCTGCTCGGCACCGAGAGCAGGCCCTGGGCGTCTGCGGTGACCCGGCAGCTGGCCGCCGCGCTGCCGAATGCCGAGATCGTCGACCTGCCCGGCCAGGGGCACGAGGCGATCGACAGGAATCCGCAGCTGGTCGCGGAGCGGGTGCTCGCCCATCTGGGTGCGACCTGA
- a CDS encoding cobalamin-independent methionine synthase II family protein, which translates to MTEILTTHAGSLPRSPELIEANAARPVGADGLTPEPTAEFREVLRQAVVDVVARQREIGIAIPNDGEYGHLMGSAVNFGSWWSYIFDRVNGLEITGEDIFSSEPVRSAPGDVRLTTFPDRRDWTLFAEAYQDPTSGITVGSQPTFPAATGAVGYSDTGRALIAQDIANARAAFDAAGYEHGFLNSLSPGSGSRIVDAHYGDVDAFLDAWVAVMRPEYEAIAAAGLTVQVDDPSIAENWDQINPEPSVEDYLAFTRKRVDAVNRALVNVPTAQTRFHLCWGSWHGPHTTDIELRHLAPLLLEIDAKYVSFEAANVRHEHEWTVWQELTLPEDKVLVPGIVSHATNVVEHPELVAQRLERFARLVGPERVIGSTDCGLGGRIHPQIAWAKLESLVEGSKIASRRV; encoded by the coding sequence ATGACCGAGATCCTCACCACCCACGCCGGCTCCCTCCCTCGCAGCCCCGAGCTGATCGAGGCCAACGCCGCCCGCCCCGTCGGCGCCGACGGTCTCACCCCCGAACCCACCGCCGAGTTCCGCGAGGTGCTGCGGCAGGCCGTGGTGGACGTGGTGGCGAGGCAGCGGGAGATCGGCATCGCGATCCCCAACGACGGCGAGTACGGGCACCTGATGGGCTCGGCCGTGAACTTCGGCTCCTGGTGGTCCTACATCTTCGACCGCGTCAACGGCCTGGAGATCACCGGGGAGGACATCTTCTCCTCCGAGCCGGTGCGCTCCGCGCCCGGCGACGTGCGCCTGACCACCTTCCCGGACCGCCGCGACTGGACCCTCTTCGCCGAGGCCTACCAGGATCCGACCTCCGGCATCACCGTCGGCTCCCAGCCCACCTTCCCGGCCGCGACCGGCGCGGTCGGCTACTCGGACACCGGGCGTGCGCTCATCGCCCAGGACATCGCCAACGCGCGCGCGGCCTTCGACGCCGCCGGCTACGAGCACGGCTTCCTGAACTCCCTCTCACCCGGCTCGGGCAGCCGCATCGTCGATGCCCACTACGGAGATGTCGACGCCTTCCTGGATGCCTGGGTCGCGGTGATGCGGCCCGAGTACGAGGCGATCGCCGCCGCCGGCCTCACGGTGCAGGTCGACGATCCCTCGATCGCCGAGAACTGGGACCAGATCAACCCCGAGCCGAGCGTCGAGGACTACCTCGCCTTCACCCGCAAGCGGGTCGACGCCGTGAACCGCGCCCTGGTGAACGTCCCCACGGCGCAGACTCGCTTCCACCTCTGCTGGGGCTCCTGGCACGGACCGCACACCACGGACATCGAATTGCGCCACCTCGCTCCGCTGCTGCTGGAGATCGACGCGAAGTACGTCAGCTTCGAAGCGGCGAACGTGCGCCACGAGCACGAATGGACCGTGTGGCAGGAGCTGACCCTGCCCGAGGACAAGGTGCTGGTGCCCGGCATCGTCTCCCATGCCACCAACGTCGTCGAGCACCCGGAGCTGGTGGCCCAGCGCCTGGAGCGCTTCGCGCGGCTCGTCGGGCCCGAGCGCGTGATCGGCTCGACCGACTGCGGACTCGGCGGACGCATCCACCCCCAGATCGCCTGGGCGAAGCTGGAGTCCCTCGTGGAGGGTTCGAAGATCGCCTCGCGGCGGGTCTGA